Genomic window (Equus quagga isolate Etosha38 chromosome 12, UCLA_HA_Equagga_1.0, whole genome shotgun sequence):
CAAATTCACTTCCTGCCCCACTTAAATCTGGTTTCTGGAACTATTAACAAGATGAGAAAAGACAGCAATTATAGAAAATGTACTATATCACAGCCTAAGTGTTTTCACACAAGAAAGGAAGTCATTTTGCTTACTTGGCCGTGTGTACCCTGGTAACTAAACCCAGGAGGGCCAGGACTTGAAATTTCAACGTTTATTGCtgttatttagaaaatttaaaaaaaaatgacatgcAAGAAATAACCTCTACATGCTCTTGCTCTCTAATCTAGAATTCAACAGGACTGTGGAAGCCCAAGGTGAGCACAGGGCTGACAACAGGAAAACCAAGGCCGCCTCTAGCTTCCTCCTGCCTTGGCAGCGCAGGATCTCCCTGTGTACCCAGcagaaggctggccctgggctgcccCGCCCCCGGTCCTCTGCCAGCTTTCTATGTTAAAACCTTCCCAATGTATCTCTTGAGAAGATTGCTGATAACAGCAGAGGCTCAGAACAAGAGGCACCATTGTCAacattcatgttttaaaatacttaggGTAAATTGTCTGACAACGCACTTTTTTTCGCCTTACAGACTCTCATTAAAGCAAAATTGATAATATTCAGTGGCTGTTGTCTTCAACTACAATTCACCCACTTCTGGGAGTCTGTGAGAGTACCCCAGAGGCCCTGGGGGGGCATCTTAGAGCATTAggttcatcatttttatttaaattgcacTGATATTTTgcgatatatatttttaactattattaacGAATagtattttgtaatatatattctAACTAATAATTAGTAGATAATAAGCTGTGTATCTACTTCTGCTTATGGCATAGATGAATTCTTTACTGGGTCTCCCTGAAGACAcagtttctttttaacttttctggtgaagaattttttttgtagtgacaGGTGGTTCACAGAAATGATGGCCCCTCGCCAAAGTGTGGGTAAAAGAACGGATTTTGAGTTTGTGTGGAGTTCCTGTGTGAACGGAGTATATTTAAAGATGCTCATATGCATGTACAGAAAAACATGCACATAGGGTTAGGGGAACATTAGAAAGCAAACAtgtcatttaaaagtattttcttacgTACACGGACTGTTTCCGAGATGGAAATAGCAAACGCTTATCCTTCTTGTGAAAAAAAATCTTCGTGCCACAGACACATCCTGCTTATATCTAGTCAGCTCTGGGAGTCAGCTTGGCAATATTTCCTTACAAGAAGATTTCTGGAACTTTGTCTAGCTTTATTTCCATGTTAGTTTAATTCCTTTATTATATCTTAGTTTAATTAGAGGAATTAAATGAAACCTCCATGTAACAAGGTATCAAATGCATGGCTGTCAGCTCAGGTCTTTTCATGTTTCTGAAAGTGGTTTCCACAGTTTTGTTAGACATATGTGTCTGGATTTGGGCCTTGCAAGCCATAAGGGATCACAAGACAGCTCTGGGATTGCCCAGAGAGGAAAATCTTCAGGATAGACAAGCCAGGgtggaattccagctctgccactttccagccACTTTGCCTCTTGgcgcctcagtttactcatctataaaacaggaataacaCCTACCTCTGAGAGTTGTTGGGAAGTACTGTGAAGTGCTTGGCACCGTTCTTGGCGCATTCTTTTACctattcaccaaacatttattgcatAATATGGTGTGCCAGACACTCCACTGGGCGCTGAGAACGCAGTGATGGACAAGCCACCCTGGGGACAAGCCTGGAGGGGATCGATAGACACACGTTTATCAAATACAAACAAATACCCGAGTGAATGCTTGGGAGCGCTATATGGAGCGCAGCAGAATCCCTGCTCTTTGGTACCTTCGGATCACACGTGGgttggggctggaggagagaagtGGGATAACTCGCCTGGCTCAGCTCTGTGGCTGCCAGCCTGCTTGCAGGCTTATTTCACAATAAACCAAATGAAAACCAGCAGGCAGAGCAACACAGGCTGGTCCATGGTGACCCGCAGTCCCGTTCCGCTTTCCAACCCAAAATCGCAGTGCTTGACGGAGCAGAGCTCCGAGATCAGCCGCCACAGGATGCGTTGGTAAAGCTTGTCGTCCTGCTTCTCCTGGGACAGCTCCTCCTGGTTCGCCGCCTGGGTGGCGTTGATGCAGCTGATGACAAACTTCTCCTTGGTCACGTTGGCCTCGGAGCAGCCGTTGTAGTGGATCTCGTCAGGGAACTGCCAGTAGTTGGCCTCGTAGTACCTGTTGCCCTCAGCTCCGAAGTTGATATTGAGCTTTCGGCCCTGCCTGATGAAGGCCCCTGGGCGGATCTCCGCCACTCGGGCCTCTGTGACCTTGGCTGTACTCGGCAAGGCCTTCCGGTTCCATTTGATTCTGTGCTTTGTGCCTCTCGCCTTGACTGCAGGGAGCTGGCTGAAGAGCAGGACACAGACAATGGCCAAGCAGCATCCACCCAGATGCTTCCTCATCGTGTCAGAATCTGCAACAGCAAAGGCCGGGGCAGTTAATTTCCTCAGTGGGGCTCCCcgtctcccctgcctccctcccctgtgTAGGGGATTTTAAGCAAGGAATGGCATCCTTGCATCATTTACATCTTTCTAGAAGCCTAATTGTTTTCCCACGCTTGGGCTGCACAGGGTTAAGTCAGTACCAAGTTTGTTGCTTTTGCCTGGAATTATATCCATGCAGGGTGGTGATCCTTTCTCAGACAGATAAGAAGCTGCAACGGGCAATTATAAAGCCTTTGAATATGCAtgggaaaataaatgagtaatgACTTAATACATACGGGTTTCTTTGGTACTCTCAAATCTTTCAAATCAAGGGGTCCCTGGGAGGAGAATACAGTAGTAGAATTGGAAGCAGAGGCTTCTGGGGACGGGCTGTACTTTTaatctcctctctctgttctctattGCTCTAAGCTGGCACAGTCTTGGGCACACTCTGCTGTCCATTCTCAGAAAAGCACTGGCTGCTGAGCCTAAAGGGCTTTACGGTAATGAGAGGGACAGGGGAGGAGGGCGGGGCGGAGGCAGACGGAGGCACAGTTAGGGGGCCCCTGCTTCTCCTGAGGTTAAGGGGTCAAGATGTGTTGTAGGTATTCTTTCAGTCTTACCCTGGGAGACAGGGTGACCCCATCTTCCTTCCCAATTAGCTTCTTACTGCACACTCGTTACGCATCAGCCACGGACATTGCCTAACAGTTCTCACATGGGGTAGACACATGATCATCCCCATTTTAGCCATGTTGTTCTGGGattcagagaaggtaagtaatttacccaaggccGCACAATAGCAGGTGGCAGGTTTGACTCCAGCTCTGCCTGTGCCCACTCGCTGTGCTCCATGCCCTTCTGGGCTGCAGGAGGAGATGGTGCTCATGTTCTGTGCTTTTGACTCATTGGGCATGAAGGGTCGCCCTGATGGC
Coding sequences:
- the PRND gene encoding prion-like protein doppel encodes the protein MRKHLGGCCLAIVCVLLFSQLPAVKARGTKHRIKWNRKALPSTAKVTEARVAEIRPGAFIRQGRKLNINFGAEGNRYYEANYWQFPDEIHYNGCSEANVTKEKFVISCINATQAANQEELSQEKQDDKLYQRILWRLISELCSVKHCDFGLESGTGLRVTMDQPVLLCLLVFIWFIVK